The Atribacterota bacterium genome includes the window GAATTTTCAGGAGGTTTTTGGAAAAAAGTGGAAAATGAGCCAACAGGAATTGAGGAGAAGCGAAAGGGGTTATACAATATAAGTCAGGAAAAGAGGGATTGAAATACCGATGATGAAAATGCGAGTTCAGGGGTTGATGTTTGATCAGAAGAATGCTATGGCGGTCGTTGTTCTGGTCGACGAAGAGGAAAAAAGAAGCCTGCCCATCTGGATTGGGATTTTTGAAGCTCAGGCAATTTTACTTGGTTTACAAGGAGTGCAAACACCTCGACCGCTGACCCATGACCTTCTGGCCTCGGTCATCCGCAATATGGGGGGAGAGCTGGATCGAGTGGTCATCACCCAGATTGTGGATAACACCTTCTACGCGCTTTTATATCTCAAAGTTGGAGAAAACG containing:
- a CDS encoding bifunctional nuclease family protein, coding for MMKMRVQGLMFDQKNAMAVVVLVDEEEKRSLPIWIGIFEAQAILLGLQGVQTPRPLTHDLLASVIRNMGGELDRVVITQIVDNTFYALLYLKVGENEITIDARPSDGIALSLRMGAPIYISEEVRSSTTVAMGEIDDKEIEEFGQFLEKLKPDDLKKYLGYEK